In a genomic window of Methanocella sp.:
- a CDS encoding protease inhibitor I42 family protein codes for MRRLMDVLLVLPLILMVSVALALPALAQGTYTASDSGKTIYVNSGDAFTVKLDENPSTGYSWNLTVGDGLKVINDDYVSASTGLIGSGGYHIWTIQATKAGTYKVQGIYKRPWEPLTGSEKKYSLTVKVTAPSAGTGLPSGITFPKMPTLNDIMPKFSFDLSSIFSQFPKF; via the coding sequence TACCGCTCATCCTGATGGTATCCGTGGCGCTGGCACTGCCTGCGCTGGCCCAGGGCACGTACACCGCCAGCGACAGCGGCAAGACGATCTATGTGAATAGTGGAGACGCGTTCACGGTAAAGCTCGACGAGAACCCGTCGACGGGCTACTCGTGGAATTTGACGGTCGGAGACGGGCTTAAGGTGATCAATGACGATTATGTTTCCGCCAGTACCGGCCTGATAGGCAGTGGAGGATATCACATATGGACGATCCAGGCCACGAAGGCTGGCACGTACAAAGTCCAGGGCATCTACAAGCGCCCCTGGGAGCCCTTGACCGGCAGCGAGAAAAAATATTCGCTGACGGTAAAGGTGACAGCACCTTCGGCCGGCACCGGCTTACCGTCCGGGATAACGTTCCCGAAGATGCCGACGCTGAATGACATTATGCCGAAGTTCTCGTTCGACCTTTCGAGCATCTTCAGCCAGTTCCCGAAATTTTAA
- a CDS encoding peptidase MA family metallohydrolase gives MGWTAVSCALALTLLLAGTASADAGHFGISFRDCPETASSGLQAALDAAYGRVNGTFGTCPDHVEVVIISDGAMDKVGKHVDSFSGWNKEFSAIVLRNSSINNCSSLPVLASHELTHLAVNEMLSKKDPSEYHWMEEGICTWISREPLDDADVSHYIVGHGFLDTAGIYDAIKSEDCAVSKNGYMQSYSLVKYMERRYGLEIIKKLLECPEESFDAAFLQCTGVSFASFYGDWKTRVMASGRE, from the coding sequence ATGGGATGGACGGCTGTATCTTGCGCCTTAGCTCTAACCTTACTTCTCGCCGGGACGGCGTCGGCGGATGCGGGGCATTTCGGCATCAGCTTCCGGGACTGCCCGGAGACGGCAAGCTCCGGGCTCCAGGCCGCCCTTGATGCGGCCTACGGCCGCGTGAACGGCACATTCGGCACATGTCCCGACCATGTCGAAGTGGTCATCATTAGCGACGGAGCGATGGATAAGGTCGGAAAACATGTGGACTCCTTCTCGGGGTGGAACAAGGAATTCAGCGCCATCGTCCTGCGAAATAGCTCGATTAATAATTGCTCATCGCTGCCGGTCCTGGCATCCCACGAGCTAACGCACCTGGCAGTTAACGAGATGCTATCAAAAAAAGACCCCTCGGAGTACCACTGGATGGAAGAAGGCATTTGTACCTGGATCTCGCGGGAGCCACTCGACGATGCCGACGTGTCGCATTATATCGTGGGGCACGGTTTTCTGGATACTGCCGGGATCTACGATGCCATAAAGAGCGAGGACTGCGCCGTATCGAAGAACGGCTACATGCAGTCATATAGCCTGGTAAAATACATGGAAAGGCGCTACGGCCTCGAAATCATAAAAAAGTTGCTGGAGTGCCCCGAGGAAAGCTTTGACGCCGCCTTCCTGCAGTGCACCGGCGTAAGCTTCGCCTCATTCTATGGCGACTGGAAAACCCGGGTCATGGCCTCAGGGCGGGAGTGA
- a CDS encoding Lrp/AsnC family transcriptional regulator: protein MLYLIKGRWNTVDLDEKDRKIVSLFETNPDVSQVEIAEQVGLSQPTVGARISKLKQTGVISTIAGMNLMKVGLKMAKVDVTTKDSIKLINQFKDCPYFLNGFIVSGKENVCMHFIAEDISSVEAIVDKHIRSDPSVTDVDMGVVVTTIKDMIQPVKLNVEKGSMTPCGHDCALCEYYTSKRCLGCAASKAYKGNFW, encoded by the coding sequence ATGCTCTACTTAATAAAGGGGAGATGGAACACGGTCGACCTGGATGAAAAAGATAGAAAGATCGTCTCGCTCTTCGAGACAAACCCGGACGTATCGCAAGTCGAGATCGCAGAACAGGTCGGGCTCTCCCAGCCCACCGTGGGCGCCCGCATTTCCAAGCTTAAGCAAACTGGCGTCATATCCACCATCGCCGGCATGAACCTGATGAAGGTCGGCCTCAAGATGGCCAAGGTCGACGTCACCACCAAAGATTCGATTAAACTAATTAATCAGTTCAAGGATTGCCCCTACTTTTTAAATGGTTTCATCGTCTCCGGTAAAGAGAACGTGTGCATGCATTTCATCGCCGAGGACATTTCGTCCGTGGAGGCCATCGTCGATAAGCACATCCGTAGCGACCCCTCGGTCACTGACGTGGACATGGGCGTCGTCGTAACGACTATCAAGGACATGATACAGCCCGTGAAGCTGAACGTGGAGAAGGGGAGTATGACGCCGTGCGGCCATGATTGCGCGTTATGCGAGTACTATACGAGCAAACGGTGCCTCGGGTGTGCCGCATCGAAGGCTTATAAGGGTAACTTCTGGTAA
- a CDS encoding ATP-dependent DNA ligase, translated as MLFSELVDVFEKLRRTASRLEKTAIVADLIRGVPADDLPVIVTFLTGRVFPLWDERKIGIASQTIIKIISTITYNPEAKVVESYKNTGHLGVTAEEMFQKRRQTMFFEAEAIMVRDVYDTFVEIAKLTGAGSATKKQKVLIGLLRRATPKEAEYIVSLAMEYVLSGAKEGVMEEAIARAFNVQVDLVRRASMLTSDLGETAKVAMASGDTGLNAINIRPMRPVRPMLAQNVASIQEALDVMGGKADFETKYDGARLQVHKKGDEVRLYSRRLENLTDALPEIVAYVRQSVKADSAILDSECIATDPKTGRPVPFQNILTRLRRIYGVEEKKKLFPLFLRPFDILYINGESAIDKPFTERRRILETAVVPLDETLKPALALITDDVKAAQDLFKASLKSGNEGLMAKDLSATYTPGVRGKKMVKIKEVLDTLDLAIVSAEWGHGRKAGWLTSFEVAALDENSDEYLVLGRVASGFSDEQLQEMTERLKPLITAEQGRIVAVRPDVIVEVKFQEIQKSPIYSSGYALRFPRLVRVRDDLSPEEVNSFGRVMNIYDISHGIGVKHVEAQPDGAPGEP; from the coding sequence ATGTTATTCAGCGAGCTAGTGGATGTTTTCGAAAAATTGCGCCGCACGGCGAGCCGCCTGGAGAAGACGGCCATCGTCGCGGATTTAATCCGGGGCGTGCCGGCCGACGACCTGCCCGTCATCGTCACATTCCTGACCGGCCGGGTCTTTCCCCTGTGGGATGAGCGCAAGATCGGCATTGCCAGCCAGACCATCATCAAGATCATATCGACCATCACATACAACCCGGAGGCGAAGGTCGTCGAAAGCTACAAGAATACGGGACATCTGGGCGTCACGGCCGAGGAGATGTTCCAGAAGCGCAGGCAGACCATGTTCTTCGAGGCGGAAGCGATCATGGTCAGGGACGTCTACGACACGTTCGTCGAGATCGCTAAGCTAACGGGCGCCGGCTCGGCCACCAAGAAGCAGAAAGTCCTCATCGGACTATTACGCAGGGCCACGCCCAAAGAGGCGGAGTACATCGTCAGCCTGGCAATGGAGTACGTGCTCTCGGGCGCTAAGGAGGGCGTCATGGAAGAGGCCATAGCCCGGGCGTTTAACGTCCAGGTAGACCTTGTGCGCAGGGCCAGCATGCTTACGAGTGATCTGGGCGAGACCGCGAAAGTGGCAATGGCCTCGGGCGATACCGGCCTCAATGCTATCAATATCCGCCCTATGCGCCCCGTCCGCCCCATGCTTGCCCAGAACGTGGCCAGCATCCAGGAAGCGCTGGACGTCATGGGCGGGAAGGCGGACTTCGAGACCAAGTACGACGGCGCCCGCCTGCAAGTCCATAAAAAGGGCGACGAAGTGCGGCTCTATAGCCGGCGCCTGGAGAATCTTACGGACGCCCTGCCCGAGATCGTGGCATATGTCCGGCAGAGCGTAAAGGCCGACTCGGCGATCCTGGACAGCGAGTGCATCGCGACGGACCCGAAGACCGGCCGCCCCGTGCCCTTCCAGAACATTTTAACCCGGCTGCGGCGGATCTACGGCGTGGAGGAGAAAAAGAAGCTGTTCCCCCTGTTCCTGCGGCCCTTTGATATTCTTTACATCAACGGCGAGAGCGCCATCGATAAGCCTTTCACGGAGCGCCGGCGGATCCTGGAGACGGCCGTCGTGCCGCTTGACGAGACCCTGAAGCCCGCGCTGGCGCTTATAACGGACGACGTCAAAGCCGCACAGGATCTGTTCAAAGCGTCCCTGAAGAGCGGAAACGAGGGGCTCATGGCCAAAGATTTGAGCGCCACTTATACGCCCGGCGTCCGGGGCAAGAAGATGGTCAAGATCAAGGAGGTCCTGGACACGCTGGACCTGGCCATAGTTTCCGCGGAATGGGGCCACGGCCGCAAGGCCGGGTGGCTCACGTCCTTCGAAGTGGCCGCGCTGGACGAGAACTCGGATGAGTACCTCGTCCTGGGGCGGGTCGCGAGCGGGTTCTCGGACGAGCAATTGCAGGAGATGACCGAGCGCCTGAAGCCGCTGATAACGGCGGAACAGGGGCGTATCGTGGCCGTCAGGCCGGACGTCATCGTGGAAGTGAAGTTCCAGGAGATCCAGAAGAGCCCCATCTATTCGAGCGGCTATGCTTTACGCTTCCCGCGGCTGGTCCGTGTCAGGGATGATCTGAGCCCCGAGGAGGTAAACTCCTTCGGGCGGGTGATGAATATCTACGATATATCCCACGGCATCGGCGTTAAACATGTGGAAGCGCAGCCCGATGGAGCGCCAGGAGAGCCTTGA